The window GAATTTATTGCCATAAACAGCAAAAGTTTTCCTTAAAATCGAACTCGTTCCGCTTTCACTTTGTTTTTCATAACTGCAACAGACTAACACGAACTTTTGGACTTGGGGATCAGGGTTTTAGCGTAATCAAACTTCAATTTCTCAAATTTAAATGCTCATCAAAACAGTGAAACCTTGTTCAAATGCGGATTTTGGGTGTGTAGCGTTTTTTTCGGCTACGAACATTTTTCTTATTAAAACTTTACAATCCTCTCAGATTCGATTTTGGCGAAATTTGTGCGATTTACCTGTTAGTTTCCTCCAAAAATTTGTATGTTATAGAACATATATTTTTTTTAAATATAAACTATAAGCTTTAAATATATTGAAGTGAAAAAACCAGTGTCAATACTGATTTAGACTAGATTCATACAATCTTTAGAATTGCTTACAAACTTCTTAAATCAAGGTTTTTGGGCAGAATGTATCCTTCGATTGACAAAAAACATGAATGTTTTAAAAAAACTCATGTAGTGAATAATTACAAGGAAATATACTGTTTTTACGAGAAACAAAAGTAATATAGAAAACCCGTATTTTTAGCAGTCAGGAGCAAAAAAATTCGGTGCTTTTACAACTAATATTTTTTACAATTAAAAGAAAAATAAGAATGAGAAAATTAAAAAAAGCGGATGGACGTATATTAACGAGTTTTACAATGTAGCAAAAGTTACCTCAAAATTAAACTAATTGATCATTTATGATTTTCTTATATAAACTATTAGCTTCATGGCAAAACAAGCAAATTCAGGAGATTTAGAAATAAATTCATCATCATTGTTGTCCGTTCTCCAAGACTTGCATTCTAAGTACAAGTCTTTGCAAGAAGGTGCAGTCGCCAACTATATTCCAGAATTAGCCAAAGTAAACCCGGATTTATTTAGCATTTGCATCGTGACTGTAGATGGCCAAGTGTATGAAGTTGGAGATTATCAACAACTATTTACTATCCAGTCCATGTCGAAAGTTTTTGCGTATGGACTAGCACTAGAAGATCATGGGCGAGATTATGTGTTGACAAGAGTGGGAGTAGAACCGACTGGAGAAGCATTCAACTCAATTATTTTAGATGAGCGATCGAAGCGACCATATAACCCAATGGTAAATGCCGGTGCGATCGCCACCACCAGCTTAATTAAAGGAGATGGTGCAACCGAACGCCTCAACCGCGTCTTAAAAATGTTTCGCCGCTACACTGGTCATGATGTATTCGTCGATATGTCTGTATTTACTTCCGAACGCAGCACCGGACATCGCAACCGCGCAATGGCTCACCTGATGCTGAACTTTGGTATGATTGACCAAAATCTTGAAGAAGCGTTAGACCTTTATTTCAAGCAATGTGCTGTGATAGTGAATTGTCACGACTTAGCCGTGATGGCCGCGACATTGGCAAACAAAGGAATAAACCCCATCACAGGCGAACGAGCTGTAGATCATCAATATATAAAGGATATTCTCAGCGTCATGTACACCTGTGGAATGTACAACTTTGCTGGCGAATGGGCGTATACAGTCGGTATTCCCGCTAAAAGTGGCGTTTGTGGCGGAATTTTTGCAGTTGTCCCCAATCAAATGGGTATTGGAGTATTTTCGCCACCCTTAGATGCGCGAGGTAACAGCGTGCGGGGAGTTGAAGTTTGTAAAGAACTTTCCCAGCAGTTATGTCTACACATGTTTGCTTGCGGGGGTGGAAGCTCAAAAATCGAGAGTGGAGAATGAGTAGATTTTTTTGTCAGTTATTTAGAACTGCTATGTTTAATTTCACTCAACAGTCGCAGCGAACTTAGTTATTTTGTCAGCGCCCACTTGATTGCAGCATCTATAATTAATCTTGCCCTATTTTAGTTCGTTACCATGTCGGAAGAAGATATCCGTGCCGCAAGGCTGGAAAAAGTAGACCAGATTAAGCAGTTAGGGGCTAATCCCTACGCCTATCGTTGGGAATCCACCCATAACGCTGCCCAATTGCAGGAAAAATTTGCTGATTTAGCTAGTGGTGAAGAAGTTGACTTAGAAGTTGCGATCGCAGGACGCATTATGGCGCGGCGTGTTTTCGGTAAACTAGCATTCTTCACCTTGCAAGACGAAACCGGCACCATACAGCTTTATCTGGAGAAAAATCGTATCCAAGAAAGCATGGCAGAAATTGATGCTGAAGCTTTCAACCACCTGAAGCAACTCACAGATGCAGGCGATATTCTAGGAGTTAAAGGCACAATTAAACGGACTGAAAAGGGCGAATTATCAGTCTACGTCAAACAATACACCATCCTCACCAAATCCCTTCTGCCCCTACCCGACAAGTGGCATGGATTAACAGATGTTGCTAAACGCTACCGTCAGCGATACGTTGACTTGATTGTTAACCCCGAAGTCCGCCAAACTTTTCGCCGTCGCGCCCAAATCACCGCCGGTATTCGCCGCTATTTGGAACAGCGAGATTTCCTCGAAATTGAAACGCCTGTTTTGCAAAGTGAAGCTGGTGGTGCAGATGCACGTCCTTTCATCACCTATCACAACACCCTAGAAATGGAACTGTATCTGCGAATTGCCACAGAACTCCATCTCAAGCGGTTGATTGTCGGTGGTTTTGAAAAAGTATTTGAAATGGGAAGGATTTTCCGCAATGAAGGAATTTCCACCAGACACAACCCCGAATTTACCTCAATTGAAATTTACCAAGCCTACGCCGACTACAACGATATGATGGCGCTGACGGAAGGCATTATTACCAGCGTCGCCCAAGAAGTTCTCGGCACATTGCAAATTACCTACCAAGGTGAAACTGTAGATTTAACACCACCTTGGCGGAGGGTGACAATGCACGACTTAGTGAAAGAAGTCACAGGCTTAGACTTTAATTCTTTCCAAAGTTTGTCAGACGCAAAAGCCGCAGCCAAAAATGCGGGGATTCCTGGTACAGATGAAGCCGAATCAATTGGCAAGTTACTCAATTTAGCTTTTGAAGAAAAGGTAGAAACAAATTTAATTCAACCTACCTTCGTCATTGACTATCCTGTAGAAATTTCGCCACTCGCAAAACCCCATCGTTCTCAACCGGGTTTGGTAGAACGATTTGAGTTATTTATTGTGGGACGCGAAACTGCTAACAGCTTCTCAGAGTTAACAGATCCCATCGACCAAAGGGAACGTTTAGAAGCCCAAGCCGCCCGTAAAGCTGCTGGTGACTTAGAAGCCCAAAGTGTAGATGAAGACTTCCTCACCGCCCTGGAATATGGAATGCCTCCTACAGGCGGTTTAGGTATTGGCATTGATCGGTTAGTCATGTTATTAACTGACTCCGCAAGCATTCGGGATGTCATCGCTTTCCCTTTACTCAAACCAGAAGGTAGCTTTATTAAGGAATTTAGCTATGATTCAAAAACTCAAACGCTGACTCTTGAATTTGATAGTGGAAGTGTTTATCAGTATTTTAAAGTACCTCCTAATATCAAGGACGACTTAGATAATGCACCATCTAAAGGTCAATATTTTAATAAGTTTATTAAGGGGAAATTTAAGTATGAACAACTAAGTTGAGATATGTGATTAATGAAAGTCCGCCTACGCGGACTTTGTTTTTATAGCCGCGAATTCCATTCGTCGGGGCTTGGTGCAAGATATGTGATGATTTTGGGTTCCGTTCCTCCACCCAACCTACGCTATTAAAAGTTGATACCGAGATTAAACTTGCACCACAATTCTCATTTCCTCCAGTTGTTGCTGTAACCAACTAGCAAACAAATCTCGGAGAATTTTGCAGCGTAATTTTTCATCTAAATGAGGCTGAATAATTTCTTCAACCCAAATTAGATGCACTCCTTTATGTGTGAGAATGGGCTTAAGAATCTGTGGCGGATGGGCAGTAAAAACATAATTAGCAATTTCTGGTATCACATCACTACGATATCTGATTCCACAATATCCACCTAGACGACGTAATTCTGGTTCCTGGATGTATTGTTGAGCAATATTTTGGAAAGATATGTTATTTTCTTGCAGTTCATAGAATAGCTGCCAAGCTAACTCTTCGTCATCTAAAACAACTTCATAGGTGATAGATTGAGTGTAATCAAGCTGATGTGCCGCAAAGAAAGATTTGACTTGTTCAGCAAAGAGATATTCAGCTAACTTGGCAGACAGTAAAGAAGTTTGAACTAATTCTTTGAATTCATTGAGAGACAGATAATGTTTTTCTAGCCATGTTTCAGTATCTTTGGCTGTGATCAGTTTTTTTGCTAAACGCAATTTATCTGCTGTTTGCTGAAGCTCTCCTGCTTTAATTTCTATATCTGCTTTAGTAGCAGCATCAGTAATAATCTTGCGAGTTGCGATCGCAGCAATTATATCTGGCAGTTCGCAGGAAAGCTTGAGTTGATACAATATATCTTCCGAAGCAATAATGAAAACATCATTCATCAATTTATCCCTGTTTGAAAAATACTCTCTATTCATAAGTATTCACAAAATCAAATAATTCTGATAAATTATTATTTTCACCATTTAAATACAAATCATATATTATAATTTCTGAATCTTTCATATCCTTAGTTTCTTGTTGGTTAGAATTATTTTTTTGTTTTGTGGAAAGTCCCATTTGTTTAAGTAACCGACTGATGTGACGTTCGGTAATCTTAATGCTCATTTCATTAGCTAAATGTTTACTTAACCATTGTGCAGTCCAGTTTTGAAACGGATAGCCATATTCTTGAGGATTATGAGTGACTAATTGTTTTAGGCGGTCGAGATATTGCTCATTAATAAGTTTTGGACGACCTATTTTTTGTTCCTGCCATTGGTGAGCTAATCCAGCTTTAGCAATACTAGTCCAATATCTTGCCATGTGGTAAGAACAGCCTAATATTTGACAAATTTTACTTGGAGATTGACCTTGATCTGCCAGCAACATAACTTCGATACGGCGACGATATTCAGGTTGTAAATTTGTTTGTAAATTTTTGAGCAAAATTTTTTTCTGAAAAGGTGTTAAAAGCTTGCTGGGATTGATTTTATAGCTTTCTAAATCTGGAAATTGATTGATTTTATGTGACATATATCCTCAAAGCCTTATCCAAAGAGAAAAATCAATCTAAATGGGGATTTGATTATGGCTAACTTAAATTTATGCAATAGATAATTTGTTCCTGATTTGAATAGATTTAATATTAGTAAAACATTTATGCCAATCACAGCCATAAATAGTAGTAAATTAGATGGGTGATATGTACTTTAATTTCTATCTTTAGCAGGATTGAAATTATTATTTTCCTAATAAGTGAAAATTAAATGTATAAAATATTTATGGAATTTAAATTATAAAAAATCCTTAGTCTAAGATAAATACTTAAAACTAAGGAAAGTAATTAATGGCTAACAATCATCAATGAATTTACTAGTAATCATCCGATTTTAGTAGGATTCAGCTATTAATAAATGAATCCTATAGACTAACAAATGACAATCTATCAAACAGCGCCAGCACCACCGTTACCACCGTTACCACCGGCACCACCACCGCCACCAGCACCACCAAGACCAGCAGCACTGAATGACTTGGCGACTGATGCAATATTAGCGATCGCAAATCCGTTCACGCTATACTCTAGAAACTTCTGACCATAGGCAATGTATGGGAGAAACAAAGCTCCTTCTCCTCCTTGTACAGCCATTGCGTCTGTATCAGTTAAGTCTTCGAGAAAGTTTTCGGAATCTGTAAATAATTCAGAACCAGTAGGATTGATAGCAGATACATTCATCTTGACCATTGTTTTTTCTCCGATTTAATAGCGTAAATTGTTCGTTGTTTTGTTGTTGATTTTGAGATTTTTAGTTGTTAGAAAACTACAACTTATAGGTAATAGTGCCACTGAGGCCCGGCGCAGAACTAAGACCCCCAGCACCGCCACCATTACCAACACCACCATTACCAGCACCACCAACACCACCATTACCAGCACCGCCAGTATCGTCACCATTACCAACCCCACCAGCACCGACACCAGCAGCACTAAATGACTTGGCGATGGATGCAATATTATTGATTGCAAATCCGTTCACGCCGTACTCTAGAAACTTCTGACCGTAGGCAATATATGGAAGGAAAAAAGCACCTTCTCCTCCTTGTACAGCCATCGCTGCTGTATCACCTAAGTCTTCTAAAAAGCTTTCGGCATCTGTGAAAAGTTTAGCACCCACAGGATTTGCTTCAGATTTATTCATTTTTTCCATTCTTTTTCCTCCAATCAAAATTGGCAGAAAACATTTGTTTATGTATGGATCAAGCTTGCATCGCCTAATTCATACTGAACATTTTTATGAAAAAAAATCTGTTATTCAATAGCGTCAAGAAGATAATTACGTCCTAAAATGACTAATTATGTCCGCAGGTAAAATATTAATTTTACTATGCAATGGATGAATTATTATGCAGATATTTGATAAATTAAAAACAAAGATAAAATCACAATTTTAATTGTAATTTCGATTATCAATATTAGTCACAAGCAATGTGCGATCGCTCGGAAATCTCCATTAGTCAGATTCAATAATTCAACGACATAATTAGACATCTTTTGTCTTTAAAAAAGACAAAAGATGTTGCTATAAATAGAAGAGTAGATAATTGACAATCGCGGCTATACAAACTCAACTCCCTTGCACTGGATAATATAAAGTCTTTGTAGCACCTAACCAAATCTAATCCGAAATATCAAGATATTTGGCAATTTGAGGTGATAAAAAATGATTTATAAATTAAAGCGTAAATTACAGTGATGTGATTCACTGATTAAGCACTGGTTACTTCTGGCAATTCAAATTTATAACCGTAGCCCCGGACTGTCTTAATAAACTCAGGTACATTTTGATCAACTTCTAATTTCTTGCGTAATTGACCAATGTGTACATCAACAACACGTCCATCGCCCACATAGTCGCAACCCCAAATTTTTTGGATGAGTTGTGGACGACTCCAAGCTTGACCAGGATGACTCGCTAGAAAATGTAAAATATTAAACTCTAATGCTGTTAAATTTAGCGGCTTATCATTGAGTGTGACTTCTCTACCTTCTGGGTTAATGGCTAATTGCTTAAATATCAAGCGTTGTACAGGAGATGGGTTGATAGAACGTATACGTCTTAACAGTGCTTGTACTCTGACTTCTACCTCCGCGAGACTAAATGGTTTAGTCAAAAAGTCATCAGCACCCGCCGAAAGAATCTTAATTTTATCTTCTTCCGCATTTCTACTGGTTAGGATCATGACTAAGACATTCGTTCGACTCTGCATTTCTTCGCACAAATTGTAGCCACTGATATCAGGTAAATTCCAATCTAAAATTACTAAAGCTGGATCAAATTGCTCAAATAACGATAACGCCGTTTTGCCATCTGCCGCAGACTCTATTTGATATTTTCGACCGAGAAAACGATAGATTAGATTACGGACACCAAAGTCATCATCTACAACCAAAATTTTGGGATTTGTAACAGGAAGCATAACCATAAAGTTCTAGCCTATGATTCATTGGGCAACTCGTAGTTGAGATAGTTTTTTGGGCATACGAGAAGCCACTGTGGAAAAGTCTATCAATTACAAAGATTTTTTAGATTTTCTTGACATTTACCCAAGTTGAGTACTTAGACATAAACGAGTTTTTGCCAGACATGGACACTACTCTACTGAGATACACTTAATTTTCTATTAAATTTCGGAAAACTTCAGCCATCATATTGCATACCAAATGTATAAGTTTTGTATGATTTTTGTATGTTTTTGAACATAACCGTATAATTAAGTACTCTTATCTTTAAAAGAAATTCAATTTATTGAGGATTTTTAAAGAACAAATACCCTTCAGACAGAAAGTCAATGGCATATCCAGCTAGACTCAACTGAAATTTGCTAAAATGTTTGACTCTCAATTTTCCAAAGTCAACTGTTTTGGAAAAGTCAAGCCATCTGTCCAGGGTGGGTCTACGTGCAGCTACATTCCTACTTATAAGAAAATACACTTAAAAAGCTGATTGTATGACCAGCCAAGGACTCCGAGCTTCCTCAGAAGGTATTAGAGCTGCAAAAACAGCTTTAACTGATAAAACTTTAAGCCAACACAAATTAGCCATAGCTTTAGGTATTACACGTCAACCCGTATCCAAGTTTTTTGCAGGTGAACCAGTTTCGCGCAGTTGCTTTGTACAAATTTGTCAACATTTAGGGTTATCTTGGCAAAAAATTGCTGCCCTACCGGAAGATATAACTTCAGATGCTAGTGCTAAATCACAAACTAATAATAGAGATTTAAATATATTGGTGCAGGAAATACGTCAAAAGCGCCAAGACAAAATTCAAGACCAGTGCGGTACTTTACAAATGATGGATATTGCTCAGACAATTCCATTGCGTGATATATATACTCCTATATATATATTAGAAACAATCACAAGTCAAAGATGGTTAGAAATTGATGATTTACTACAAGAATTTAACCAAAAAAAATTACTAGGTTTAGAAGTAGCATCACTTTACTCAAAGTTGATGATATTGGGTAAACCAGGTACAGGTAAAACAATATTCTTAAAATATTTGGCGCTTGAGTGTAATCAAGGTCAATTTCAACCGAGTTATGTAGCTATTTTTATTAACCTGAAAGACTTTGCTGAAGACCTGAAAGACAATAGTGATTTGAGTTTATTGAAGTATATTAGCCAAGAATTTGTTAGTTGTGGCATTGAAGCAGAATCAACGCAAAATGTTTTAACTGAAGGCAAAGGATTAATTTTTTTAGATGGATTAGATGAAGTACCGACGAGAGATATAAATCAAGTTAATCAAGAAATTCGGCGATTCTCTCAGACTTATTACAAAAATCGCTTTGTAATTAGTTGTCGCATCGGGGCGCAAAAATATAAATTCCCAGGATTTACTGAGGTTGAAATTGCTGATTTTGATATGCAGCAAGCCGATATTTTTGTAAAACAATGGTTTGTAGTAGTTGCTAAGGAATCTAAGGAAGATGGCGAATCTATAGGAAATTTATTTCTTCATCAATTGAATTTGCCAGAAAACAAGCAATTA is drawn from Aulosira sp. FACHB-615 and contains these coding sequences:
- the glsA gene encoding glutaminase A → MAKQANSGDLEINSSSLLSVLQDLHSKYKSLQEGAVANYIPELAKVNPDLFSICIVTVDGQVYEVGDYQQLFTIQSMSKVFAYGLALEDHGRDYVLTRVGVEPTGEAFNSIILDERSKRPYNPMVNAGAIATTSLIKGDGATERLNRVLKMFRRYTGHDVFVDMSVFTSERSTGHRNRAMAHLMLNFGMIDQNLEEALDLYFKQCAVIVNCHDLAVMAATLANKGINPITGERAVDHQYIKDILSVMYTCGMYNFAGEWAYTVGIPAKSGVCGGIFAVVPNQMGIGVFSPPLDARGNSVRGVEVCKELSQQLCLHMFACGGGSSKIESGE
- the lysS gene encoding lysine--tRNA ligase, whose product is MSEEDIRAARLEKVDQIKQLGANPYAYRWESTHNAAQLQEKFADLASGEEVDLEVAIAGRIMARRVFGKLAFFTLQDETGTIQLYLEKNRIQESMAEIDAEAFNHLKQLTDAGDILGVKGTIKRTEKGELSVYVKQYTILTKSLLPLPDKWHGLTDVAKRYRQRYVDLIVNPEVRQTFRRRAQITAGIRRYLEQRDFLEIETPVLQSEAGGADARPFITYHNTLEMELYLRIATELHLKRLIVGGFEKVFEMGRIFRNEGISTRHNPEFTSIEIYQAYADYNDMMALTEGIITSVAQEVLGTLQITYQGETVDLTPPWRRVTMHDLVKEVTGLDFNSFQSLSDAKAAAKNAGIPGTDEAESIGKLLNLAFEEKVETNLIQPTFVIDYPVEISPLAKPHRSQPGLVERFELFIVGRETANSFSELTDPIDQRERLEAQAARKAAGDLEAQSVDEDFLTALEYGMPPTGGLGIGIDRLVMLLTDSASIRDVIAFPLLKPEGSFIKEFSYDSKTQTLTLEFDSGSVYQYFKVPPNIKDDLDNAPSKGQYFNKFIKGKFKYEQLS
- a CDS encoding peptidylprolyl isomerase — protein: MNDVFIIASEDILYQLKLSCELPDIIAAIATRKIITDAATKADIEIKAGELQQTADKLRLAKKLITAKDTETWLEKHYLSLNEFKELVQTSLLSAKLAEYLFAEQVKSFFAAHQLDYTQSITYEVVLDDEELAWQLFYELQENNISFQNIAQQYIQEPELRRLGGYCGIRYRSDVIPEIANYVFTAHPPQILKPILTHKGVHLIWVEEIIQPHLDEKLRCKILRDLFASWLQQQLEEMRIVVQV
- a CDS encoding helix-turn-helix domain-containing protein; translated protein: MSHKINQFPDLESYKINPSKLLTPFQKKILLKNLQTNLQPEYRRRIEVMLLADQGQSPSKICQILGCSYHMARYWTSIAKAGLAHQWQEQKIGRPKLINEQYLDRLKQLVTHNPQEYGYPFQNWTAQWLSKHLANEMSIKITERHISRLLKQMGLSTKQKNNSNQQETKDMKDSEIIIYDLYLNGENNNLSELFDFVNTYE
- a CDS encoding response regulator transcription factor; protein product: MVMLPVTNPKILVVDDDFGVRNLIYRFLGRKYQIESAADGKTALSLFEQFDPALVILDWNLPDISGYNLCEEMQSRTNVLVMILTSRNAEEDKIKILSAGADDFLTKPFSLAEVEVRVQALLRRIRSINPSPVQRLIFKQLAINPEGREVTLNDKPLNLTALEFNILHFLASHPGQAWSRPQLIQKIWGCDYVGDGRVVDVHIGQLRKKLEVDQNVPEFIKTVRGYGYKFELPEVTSA